A single Acropora palmata chromosome 5, jaAcrPala1.3, whole genome shotgun sequence DNA region contains:
- the LOC141881434 gene encoding uncharacterized protein LOC141881434: protein MSRTGDGGRFRSGQNMNAMEKVQPGTAGKNTTNFVWTKDHDILFCRELLVTEPYVHKVRSIERAKAWEQIASNLNSIQAPKFRVTTRSVRDRYTHLTTRKAEQLREEEKASGIEVTPTELDMLLEEILEKENAAKAEIESGDTKSKC from the exons ATGTCGAGGACGGGAGATGGTGGTCGTTTTCGTTCTGGTCAGAAC ATGAATGCAATGGAAAAGGTACAGCCAGGAACTGCTGGAAAAAACAC AACCAACTTTGTCTGGACAAAGGACCATGACATATTGTTTTGTAGAGAGCTTTTGGTAACTGAGCCATATGTTCATAAAGTTAGAAGTATTGAAAGAGCAAAAGCCTGGGAGCAGATTGCCTCCAACTTAAACAGCATCCAAGCTCCAAAGTTTAGAGTTACAACTAGATCCGTACGTGATCGTTATACCCATTTGACAACCAGGAAAGCAGAGCAGTTGAGAGAGGAGGAGAAAGCTTCAGGGATAGAAGTTACACCAACAGAACTTGACATGTTATTGGAAGAGATATTGGAGAAAGAGAACGCTGCTAAAGCTGAGATCGAGTCTGGAGATACAAAAAGCAAGTGCTGA